One genomic segment of Gossypium arboreum isolate Shixiya-1 chromosome 3, ASM2569848v2, whole genome shotgun sequence includes these proteins:
- the LOC108475713 gene encoding uncharacterized protein LOC108475713 isoform X2: MHERCEQNMDSWAIDLRILKISILVLFTACLVKASATASRSNGEYKPVGPTEYRLLQPDLGKDDGARRRLAPFQLCLLCKCCSATAASTCTSMPCCFGIDCQLPNKPFGVCAFVPKTCNCNSCAA; the protein is encoded by the exons ATGCATGAGCGCTGTGAACAAAATATGGACAGCTGGGCCATTGATCTTCGTATCCTTAAAATATCAATTCTAGTCCTCTTCACCGCTTGTCTAG TTAAGGCTTCCGCAACAGCATCTAGGAGTAATGGAGAGTATAAACCCGTAGGGCCTACTGAGTATCGCCTTCTTCAACCTGATTTAGGCAAGGATGATGGTGCACGGCGAAGGCTTGCCCCTTTCCAGCTGTGCTTGCTGTGCAAGTGTTGCAGCGCCACCGCTGCCTCCACCTGTACTTCAATGCCTTGCTGCTTTGGCATCGATTGCCAGCTTCCCAACAAGCCCTTTGGCGTTTGTGCTTTTGTACCCAAGACTTGCAACTGTAATTCCTGCGCTGCCTAA
- the LOC108475713 gene encoding uncharacterized protein LOC108475713 isoform X1, protein MHERCEQNMDSWAIDLRILKISILVLFTACLVAVKASATASRSNGEYKPVGPTEYRLLQPDLGKDDGARRRLAPFQLCLLCKCCSATAASTCTSMPCCFGIDCQLPNKPFGVCAFVPKTCNCNSCAA, encoded by the exons ATGCATGAGCGCTGTGAACAAAATATGGACAGCTGGGCCATTGATCTTCGTATCCTTAAAATATCAATTCTAGTCCTCTTCACCGCTTGTCTAG TTGCAGTTAAGGCTTCCGCAACAGCATCTAGGAGTAATGGAGAGTATAAACCCGTAGGGCCTACTGAGTATCGCCTTCTTCAACCTGATTTAGGCAAGGATGATGGTGCACGGCGAAGGCTTGCCCCTTTCCAGCTGTGCTTGCTGTGCAAGTGTTGCAGCGCCACCGCTGCCTCCACCTGTACTTCAATGCCTTGCTGCTTTGGCATCGATTGCCAGCTTCCCAACAAGCCCTTTGGCGTTTGTGCTTTTGTACCCAAGACTTGCAACTGTAATTCCTGCGCTGCCTAA
- the LOC108476085 gene encoding probable serine/threonine-protein kinase PBL8, with protein MGNCGTREESDVVTHAQVQQLHNHILSDKKLTQSQSQTQNRTLSDLSDFEDSRKNALLYTHIIAFTLFELETITKSFRSDYILGEGGFGTVYKGYIDENVRVGLKSLPVAVKVLNKEGLQGHREWLTEVNFLGQLRHPNLVKLIGYCCEDDHRLLVYEFMFRGSLENHLFRKATAPLSWAKRMMIALGAAKGLAFLHNAERPVIYRDFKTSNILLDSDYTAKLSDFGLAKAGPQGDETHVSTRVMGTYGYAAPEYVMTGHLTARSDVYSFGVVLLELLTGRKSVDKTRPSKEQNLVDWARPKLNDKRKLLQIIDPRLENQYSARAAQKACSLAYYCLSQNPKARPLMSDVVETLEPLQCTGGSADEVSSSLNSKVTGGSAGPFAMGGVPDYRVRHRFSNNVGPGAICRSSNPNCSPGGPAACRVR; from the exons ATGGGCAACTGTGGCACTAGAGAGGAATCTGACGTTGTTACTCATGCTCAAG TTCAGCAGCTCCACAACCACATCTTATCCGACAAGAAGCTTACTCAAAGTCAGAGCCAGACTCAGAATCGTACCCTCTCAGATCTGAGCGACTTCGAGGATTCCAGGAAAAATGCGCTTCTCTATACCCACATTATTGCCTTCACTTTATTCGAGCTTGAGACTATTACCAAGAGCTTCCGTTCTGACTATATTCTCGGGGAAGGTGGCTTCGGAACCGTCTATAAAGGTTATATTGACGAGAATGTGCGGGTCGGTCTCAAATCTCTTCCTGTCGCTGTCAAGGTCCTCAACAAGGAGGGCCTTCAGGGTCACCGCGAATGGCTT ACTGAGGTCAACTTCCTCGGCCAGCTCAGGCATCCCAATCTGGTTAAGCTGATCGGCTATTGTTGTGAGGATGATCACAGGCTACTTGTATACGAATTCATGTTCCGTGGTAGCCTTGAGAACCACCTTTTTCGAA AGGCAACTGCACCTTTATCCTGGGCGAAAAGAATGATGATTGCTCTAGGAGCTGCTAAAGGGCTTGCTTTCCTACACAATGCTGAAAGACCCGTAATATATAGGGATTTTAAAACCTCCAATATATTGTTGGACTCT GATTATACAGCCAAACTTTCTGATTTTGGACTTGCAAAAGCTGGACCACAAGGTGATGAGACCCACGTTTCAACTCGAGTAATGGGAACATATGGATATGCTGCACCTGAATATGTTATGACTG GTCATCTGACTGCGAGGAGTGATGTATACAGCTTCGGAGTTGTTCTTTTGGAGCTTTTGACGGGAAGAAAATCTGTTGATAAGACAAGACCAAGCAAGGAGCAGAATTTGGTGGATTGGGCTCGCCCAAAACTGAATGATAAGAGAAAATTACTTCAAATAATTGACCCAAGATTGGAGAACCAGTATTCAGCAAGGGCTGCCCAGAAGGCATGCAGCTTGGCATACTATTGTTTGAGCCAGAATCCAAAAGCAAGGCCGTTAATGAGTGATGTTGTTGAAACGCTGGAACCTCTACAATGCACTGGTGGTAGTGCAGATGAAGTCTCCTCGTCTTTGAACTCAAAAGTAACAGGAGGTAGTGCTGGTCCGTTTGCAATGGGTGGAGTTCCAGATTATCGAGTGCGACACAGATTTTCAAACAATGTTGGTCCAGGTGCCATTTGTAGGTCGTCTAATCCAAATTGTTCCCCAGGTGGCCCTGCAGCATGCAGAGTTCGATGA